In Acipenser ruthenus chromosome 53, fAciRut3.2 maternal haplotype, whole genome shotgun sequence, the following proteins share a genomic window:
- the LOC131723137 gene encoding tripartite motif-containing protein 16-like has product MASKVWSEDRFSCPVCLELLKDPVAIPCGHSYCMGCIKNCWDQTDHTGVYSCPQCRKTFTPRPDLCRNTMLAEVVEKLKKTGLNPPPAQSYAGPGDVPCDFCTGRKFKAVKSCLTCLASYCETHVKPHYEGAAFKRHKLINAIGDLEQKLCAEHQKVLEVFCRTDQTCVCVLCTDEDHKSHDTVSAEKERTGKQKQLGETQIEIQQRIQERLKEIEELKQAVETLKRSACIEIKESEKIFTELIRSIEKIHTEVIELIGANEKAAVNQAEGRMKKLEQEIAELRRRNTELKQLSETEDHIHFLQNFQSLCAPPGAGDLPSITVNTDISFGAVRKAVSELKDHIVDFCKGELVKITTTVNEVAVYSLQAPEPRNRAEFLKYSCQLTLDPNTANRNLCLSEGNRNVTWRTETQRYPDDHPERFDSQPQVLCREGLSGTRCYWEIEWSGLWASIGVTYKGISRKGRDRSCLLGFNDKSWSLDCSGSSYTARHNNNKTEITAPHSPRIGVYLDFNAGTLSFYGVSDTMTLLHRFQTTFTEPLYPGFGPSYEFPVTICQLN; this is encoded by the exons ATGGCTTCGAAAGTATGGTCAGAGGATCGGTTCAGCTGTCCAGTATGTCTGGAGCTATTGAAAGAcccagtcgctattccatgtggacacagttactgtatggggtgtattaagaactgctgggatcagactgatcatacaggtgtctacagctgcccccagtgcagaaagacctttaccccaaggcctgatctgtgcagaaacaccatgctggctgaagttgtggagaaattaaagaagacaggactcaatcctcctcctgctcaaagttatgctggacctggagatgtgccgtgtgatttctgcactgggagaaagttcaaagctgtgaaatcctgtttgacgtgcctggcctcttactgtgagaCACACGTCAAGCctcactatgagggggctgctttcaagaggcacaagctgatcaatgcaattggagatctggagcagaagctttgtgctgaacaccagaaggttttggaggtcttctgcagaaccgatcagacttgtgtttgtgtgctgtgtaCAGACGAGGatcacaagagccatgatacagtctcagctgagaaagaaaggactgggaaacag aagcagctgggagagacacagattgaaatacaacagagaatccaggagagactgaaagaaattgaagagctgaaacaggctgtggagacactgaaa agatctgcatgcatagaaataaaggaaagtgagaagatctttactgagctgatccgatccattgagaagatccacactgaggttattgagctgattggagctaacgagaaggctgcagtgaatcaggctgaaggacgcatgaagaaactggagcaggagattgctgagctaaggaggagaaacactgagctgaaacagctttcagagacagaggatcacatccattttctacag aatttccagtctctctgtgcccctcctggagctggagacttacccagcattactgtcaatacagacatctcttttggggctgtgaggaaagctgtatctgaacttaaagaccatattgtggacttctgcaagggggaattagtcaaaataaccacaacag tgaatgaagttgcagtttacagtctgcaggctccagagccaaggaacagagctgagtttttaaaat attcctgtcagctcacactggaccccaacacagcgaatagaaacctctgtctgtctgaagggaacagaaatgTCACATGGAGGAcagagacccagagatatcctgatgatcacccagagagatttgatagccagccccaagtgctttgcagagaggggttgtctgggactcgctgttactgggagattgagtggagtgggttatgggcttctataggagtcacatataaaggaatcagcaggaaaggaagGGATCGTTCCTGTCtccttggattcaatgacaagtcctggagtttggactgctctggttccagttacactgcccggcacaataacaataaaactgaaataactgccccccactcccccagaataggagtgtatctggacttcaatgccggcacgctgtccttttatggcgtctctgacacaatgaccctcctgcacagattccaaaccacattcactgagccgctctatcctgggtttggaCCTAGTTATGAGTtccctgtaacaatctgccagctgaactag